Within the Epinephelus lanceolatus isolate andai-2023 chromosome 22, ASM4190304v1, whole genome shotgun sequence genome, the region GGAAGACACTCAAATAAAACTCCCTGCCTAGAGATTAAAACTCAGACTTTTCAAAAGTCCAGTGCCTCTGGCACGTTTCATGTTCAgggttttttcctgtttttgttcgTTGTGTGTCGTTTTAAGGGAGATCGCACCATTCAAACACTCGTTTTTCCCCATTGTCACTTCAGAGACATTGAAGTGCCACCTGGTTTAAAAGGCAGAATTTGGTTTGTGTAACAACTGCAGACAATTTGGTTAGACTCCATTCCGCCTCGCTCTCACCTGTTAAATCTCTTTGTGCAACACTTGCCAAATCTATCCTGCACTTAGTCCAGGCAAGACAAAGACTAGCAGGAGGTCAAGAACCCATGCTGAGAGTCTCCAGGGTCTATCCTGTCTGACACCAGCTCTGACGACTGATCAGGCCTGTTTTACACTCCTAAGCTAGATCCCCTGCCAGCTCCGAGCCCTGTATAAACTGCATGGGAGGGGAGCAGCCAAGGCTCAGCCAACACAAGCaggaggtgtgtgtttttgtgtgtgtgtgtgtgtgtgtgggtgggagaAAAGACTTACCAGGACGAGGGGCGTCTGTCAGGTGAGCTGGAGAGGGAGCGCCTCCGGTAGTGCGAGGAGGAGCTGCGGGAGCCGGAGTAGGAGCGAGAACGGGAGCGGGATCCGCTGCTGGTCCAGCAGAAAGGCCTGCTGGgcgagaggaggagggaggaaggtggGGAGACGGAGCCTCGTGAAGGGGAGCAGCTGGATGGTGGGgaacaggagggagagcaggggGGGCAGTCAAAGAGTAGTTCCAGAGGGGTGCCCTCCCACGGATAGAGGAAGCGACTCTCACGGCCCTCACCCAGCTCAAGCTCATCCTGGAAGGGCAGGAACCCTGGGTGCAGGTAGCTGGAGCCAGCCAGCCTCTGGGGGTAGTAGCCATTCTCTCCCTCCTCAAGGGACTTTGGGGCTGCAGCCTTACTTGGTTTGCTGCCTGGTTCTCTCTCCTGGCCACCCTGGTTATAAAGAGCGTGTAAGGGGTGGCCAAAGTGCTTGTTGAGTTCTGCTCTGATTTCCTGGTCACACAGGAGCTTCCGGCTGATGGCAGAAGAGTGTTGTTGGTCCCAGTCAGTGTTGGCCTCTTGTGAGGGGATCTGGGTGGTTTGTGTAAGGGTCTGCTTCCCTAACTCCTGGACCCGGGCTGCTTCTCCATTCACAGAGGCAACATTTTGCTGCTTAGCCAAAGGACCAGATGAAGCTGATGATGGAGAacaagaagatgaagatgaagaggatgGTGGCATGGCTGAGTCCTTACATTCGACATGCCTGTCCTCCGCTTTGCCTGCAGTAGGCATGGGAGCAGCGGTGGCACCTGAGGTGGCTGTCATTTCCGCTGCTGTAGTCATGGTAACAGTGGCTGTGCTGCCGTCCTTCTTAGCTCTAGCTTGGCAATAGTCATGGTCACTGTAGCCGCGGGGCGCCGCCCGCTTATTGTTGCTAGTGCTGGGATGCTCCTCAAGGCCGCCCCCGACAGTGTGTTGGGTGACGGAGTAAGGTAGCGTGGTGGACGCTTTGCTCAGCTGGGCATAAAGCTCAGTCTGTTCGGGACCCTTCCTGGTGGGGCCCCCGCCTGAGGCACCTGGGGCCGGGGCCAGAGCGCCGGGGCCCAATTCGCTCAGCCTGGCTCTTTTGCATGCCAAGGCCGATGAGGAACATGAAGACAACTTGGTTTTGAGCGATGCTTTGAAAGGATTCTCTTGACTGGCTTTGTGTGGGGGCGTGGTAGGTGGTGTCAGACCTGCAGGGGGAGGGAAAGACAGAGGTTGGTGGAGAGGTGGGGggcaatgaaatgaaaatggaatcaTAATGCAAgtacccccctctccctccttctctctctcatctaTAAACTCCCAGGTCAGTTTATGGACAGTGGACACAGATACATGCCTGATTAAAATATTCACTTTCACTTGGCCTAATCCTGATCTCTATTTTATTGCAATCTTGACAGATTAATGTAATGCTTGGTGTAACTTAATACGGTGGTGCTGTAATACGGATGACTTGCCATCCCCTTCCTCTCTGACCTTGGAAAGATcccttttcatggaaaaaaaaaaaacaaaacacaacacaaaacccTGCAGAGGACAAACGTAATGCAGccgatgaaaaaaaaattaaagtacaTGTATCATATCTCTGCCTGCCGCACATAAATGTCTCCACTGGACAGCGGCCAATTCATCTGAATAAAAACCAAAGACCTTTTTTATCGGTCTGAAAGAACAATTACTGACATGACGCTGTGCATGTTTCAAGATTATCCAGCACTGTCTCCTTTTTCTGTGAAACAAAGTAGGAAGAAATGTTAGCATGCCTGGTGATGTTGCCATGCTATGTCATGGAAGCAAAGGAAGAACTGGCGAATGGGATGTCATTCTTCTCAGATGGCATGTCCCTACTGCTTGCCCCCCCATCTTTCCCCAGCCTCCTACAGATTTACAACCAGACAGATGGCAGTTATATGGGAAGTCCTGAGATGAGCCCACTTTATAGCATTGTTAATGCACTCACACAAACAGCCGCCACCAttactctctccctctcttccctctcctcctttaGTCTTGTATTCTCgcctttttcctctcttcctgtctgccaTCTTCCCTGGATCAATCTCTATTTCACCCTTTCCGTCTCTCGGCATCCTATCCTGTTTCTGTCTCACGCAGAACAAatgtgcccacacacacacgcgcgcgctcGTCACTAACAGTCTCTCACTGGAGTCAAGCACTTTGAAACACCTACGCTCTCCCCTCTTCTTTGCCTTTCTTATAATGCACATCATTCTTCCCTTGCTGGTGAATTGCACCAAATGACAGCTATTAGTATCAAATCCAGTGTTAGAGTATGCATGGCGGAGACAGCTTGGCAAAGAGGGTGCGGGAGCCCGATACATAAATATGCAAGTTTCTGAAACCACTTGCTGTGTTTGGAATGCCTGATCCAACGGCTTATCATCCTACTTATTATCTGGATGTGTCTGTAAGTAGGACTGCAAGCCCCCACTCCCCTCTTTTTCCCTGCTTGTCTCCCCTCTTCTCTCAGCTCTGATAATGATATAGgcatatagatatatatacattaCGCCAATGAAATGAGCTATGAAAAGGAGAAGGCAGAGAGGGAGGTGGGGGGCTACACAATGCCTGAGGAACTTCTGTTTCGCCAATGAAGCGCCATCTGTCCAAAACAATGTGCGCGTGGGGTCATAAACTAGGAGCCATTAGCAACGGGGGTGAAATAAATCAGAATTAGATAAATATGTGCCTCTCAGTCAAACTTGCTAGTGATGGATGAGCCGCAGACACAAACACCAATCATATAGCCACCGGAGAGAAAACGGTGAGGCAAGTGaacaagacagaaagaaagaggaggggCTTGTAATCTTTTTTTCCTGTCCGGCTGTAAATTGCAAGGAGACCTCGGAGCGAATAAAAACTCCACGCTTAAAGAGTTGATCCGGCGGTAAGCCATGcaaacagcaacacacagaCCACCCCGGTGTCATGAGATACAGTAATTAAAGACAACAAGGCAGTGTAGGGTAAATCTATTAGCTTGGCAGAGATTAGGCCACAACAGTCAGATCCCAGGGGGCTTACTGCCTGTTGTAGCCTTTACTGTACCTATCTGAGAGGTGTCAAGACAACATGCTGCCAACAGTCCAAAAGTTGATTTTGTTTAGTATTAAACATTTGGCTCAGAACACGATGTACGGGTCCAactgataattaaaattatCTTTCTATGAAAGAGtaaccactactactactacaactcaTCATAAAGGCATAAAATAATTAACTGGCAGCAATTCATGGAAAGTTCCATCAGTGAGTTGTCGACCTGCCTTGAAGGTGGACGTTTTGAGTGTAAATCTGCAAAGGACGTGTAACTCCGGACCTCAAAGCTCTCGCCTCCGCTTACCGGGATCTGTATCCATCTGTCTCATGCAGCACGAGACTCAAAAGCCAATCCCTAAGTAGGAAAGGGGCTCAGTATCCTGGAGCTTTCTGGACTAATGACTTTTCCTGCTAATATTCAATTCTAAATTTGCTTAGGATAGTAAAGTCAGGTGAAGGGCTTTATTTGACCGTGCTTGTAAAATGGACGCAGTGGAACAAAACGGACGCCCAGACTTGGCCACAGGTCAATAAACTCACCCACGTGCAGTAAAACAGGAAGAAATATTAACCGTGCTTGATTGCCCCAGAGCTTAAGCAGCTTGGCTCTTTCCCTTCTTTAGGTCTCAACAGGCGTCCCCTTTGACCCCGAAAGCTTATCTACACAAAAGGGTTAAACGGCACTTTGACCAAGgtcagagggacagagggagatCTCTTGGGGTCTGATGTGTCACAAATTTTTATCCCCCACAAGAGCTAAGTAGAGGGTGCAGGGGGCAGACATGAGGTATGTATTACCTGCTGGTAAATGAATACCCTAAAGGGCAAGCGCAACATCACACAGAATGAGGGGCTAAAgggcagccattttgtttttattgaccttAGATGATTAATCTGAGAGAGAAAGGGGGTAATTACTGATTGGGTTTGCAAAGAGAGAGGTATAACCCCCAGTGTTCACTGGCATTCTcttcaatatttgttttgtaattaCCTTTTGCCTATATCTTGTTCTGATGGAGTTAATTATAACTCAATAACACAAAAGGATGATGTCAATAATGATGCTGGAAAAAACCATCGCGCCgactccatttacaaaacagcaTTCTTTGCATACGAGTCTTAACATTAGAAAGTGACTCCCCAGTCAGCTGATCTAATTGCCTGTATGTCTAGGGACCTAAGGAAAGGACGGCACAGATCGTACAGGCGAAAGTGAATTACACCGCAAAACCAATTAAAACAATAACACTGCCATTTCAATTTTCCTATGATGTGTAGGCTAAGTAAGCTGTCAGTCAGAGAGCATTAGGATCTGATTGAGGAAGAGGAAAAGCATATTAACTCTTCAGTAACgagggggaggggaggtggtGTGGGATGGGAGGGGTTTTGCTAATAAACCCTGAAAAGATTGGAAAGCCTAATCAATACTCAGGCACATAAAGATGTTCTCCTATGCCTTCACCTTGAACTCTGAACTGGGATGGAACTATCAAGATGTTGGAAAAGCCGGCGTTAACCCATTACTAGCCACAACAGGGAAGTGAGAATCTccactttattttaaatcattaatAATATGTGCAGATGGTAAGTGTGCTTACCTGGGGTTCCAGCAATCTCCACACTTAATGTGCGTTCAATGGTTTTGTTCTCAAACGGTGATCCCTTGTGGTCActggaagacaaaaaaaagggcGACTTTTTTACTCCTCAGGTGAACGTGAGAGAGGCTTTTGTGATCTAAGAAATGGAAATGAGTCACAAAAATGCCTCAACTTGGATTCTAGTCTGTTATCTTTGGCTCTCTTTGTAtttttctctgtggtttgttgttgcGTCTTTGCCTAGAATAATGTGGAAAAACTTCTCACACTTACTTTGGAGACTCTGGGGTCAAAGGAAGTGGCAAGGTGGTTGGTTTGGCTGCAGAACACAAAGGAGCATGGGTAATTATTGACCTAGGTATAACACTCATTGGCAGAAGAGAACAGGTCCACATTCTGCAACAATTAATCTCAAATTGGCTCATTAAATGCAATTATTACtacgaaaaaaaaacaaaacactcataCCTGGTTAGAAAGCCTTTCTATGGACACTAGTATAAAAACCATATATTTTTAGATTGACCCCGTTTTTACAATTAATTGTCTTAAAGATAGACTGTCCACTCTGTGAGGCAGGATGAAGTGATGGTACGGATTTCACAGGTGTCTAGACACAGACATACCCCGCTCAAGACAACAAACAGATCGAAAATGGAATAAGGACATAAAGAGACGATGCCACAAACAAGACACATGACAGTGGGTGAGCCCCTCTCTGgacaaaaataaagtcataatcGCATGCACCAACAgcagaggaggggaaaaaaagaaggaagaaaggagaGTCAAGGAAGCTTGTGCAGTTGCCCGAGGCTCTGGCCGACCTGTGCTCCAGCTAAGGGAACGTGGCTTTAGTACAGTAGCATGACGCTAAAGAGCAGCACCCGGGCTCTGAGTCTAAATGTACATATTCAGCACACTCAGCTCAATCAGCCAAAGATGGTTCAAGGGTCGACTTTATGAATACAAGACGTACAGTAGCAAGACAAGGCTCGCCCCTTTTCCCACCCcctccttttaaaaaacaaaaaaatctcactctatttaaatttaaaagaaTGCCTCCGGGACTAGCAAAAAGCATTGGCTAGCAGGCggtttgttgtcattgtttatgCCCTCAGAATGACTGTTAGATTCGAATTAGAATAGGGGTTAGTTGTGAAGTCAAACTGGGAAGTGGTTAGAgcaggagagggagaagagagagagcagagataaGGCCAGTGGGGGGGATGCAGTCATGATTACCTAACAACGGGAGGCCCTGGTCGTCGGGGTGCTCGCTGAGTGCCTGCCTGTGTGGGTGCCCTTGCCCTTGTATGATGCAGGGAGGGGCGGGCTCTGCAATTCTAGTATCTGGGAAGAGTGGGCCCTGTGAGAGCACCGCTGTGGGGCTGCCCGTGACatggtcatcatcatcatcatcatcatcaacaccatcatcatcatcatcatcatggtcAACATCCTCCCCATAGACCCCCTGGTTTAGCCACCCAAGGTCTAGTCCAAAGCCCATGTCTAGCCCTGAGTCTGGCTGGTTAACCCAGCTCTCTAGGTCTAACGCGAGAGGTGACAACAGGGACCCTGCGTCAGGCTCTTCAAGCTGACTTGCTCCCTGGATTCTACAATCAGTGGTCCCTCCcaactcttcctcctccacctttgAGGGAGCCTGTGCTGGGCTCTCAGACCTCCTACCTGCTGATTTGCTCTGAGTGCTGGGTAAGGGGGTGATCTTAGGTGGGAGTAGATGGGCTCGATACTGAGCGGGCCTCTGTTTGGAGGTGAGCAGCTGGCTAAGTAAGGGGTGCCCCGGCTTCTCATCTCTTTTCCTAATAGTCACTGTGATGTGCCTATGTGGTGCATGGCCGGCACCACTACTGTTTCTACGGCCTTGCCTGCCAAAGCCCTCACTAGCCTGAGTGGCGCCCGCAGCCTCTCGGCAATGCTCACAGCTGTGACTCACCTCTCGGGGAGGGAGGGAATAAGAATGCATATACCTAATAAACCTAGCGGCGGCCAGGCGGCCCACATCGCCTGGCGGCCTTCCTTCTTCACTGGGCGGCCCGTGCTCCAGTTTGGGGCAGGCATGGCCGCAGGTGGAGGTTCTGTGGCCGACAGGGATAGAAGCACCCTCCGACTCCTCAACCCCGTCATCGTGAGTGCAACGCTGCCACTTCCCAGCCCCAACACCAGCCACACTACACTCGCCTGCAGCCCGGCTCTCACCTCGCTGGTGATGCTGCTGcggcggctgctgctgctgctgctgatgttgttgttgttgttgttgagatGGCACAGATGACTTCTTCTTGGAGGTggtggaagaagaggaagaggaggtggaggagagggaggagaacgAGGAGGTGGATGACGAGGATGgcgaagaggaagaggaggaggcacCAAGACCCAGGCCACTCTTGTCCCTGCTACTGGCACCCCCCCAGGTGCTCTTGGCTTCACTGGCTTTGGTGTGGAGCAGGATGTCATCGGTGGCTGTTAGGtatttcagcagctctgtgcaaGGTCGCCTCACCGGGCGGTTCTGTTGGCTGGAGCCCCCTCTTGCTTTGCCATTCCAGGGGCTCGCCGTCTGTGCAACAcaataagacagagagagagagagagagagagggaaagtaaATTTGTTTGCTTAAATAAAAAGTTTTGCTCACTCTTGTTAGTACAGTGCAGTTGATCCAGTTGTGAGAAATGTTAAGTGCTTTATTtggcacaaaaataaaagttgagATGGAGCCAGAGAGAGGGACTCAGACAGCCTGAGAGCAGTGGTTGCCCAACTGTCTGGGAGGCGATGTTGGGAGTGCGGTCCGCCCATCATCTTAATTGTGTGGCCCTGCGAGCACCACCGCGCCACTCTGTACGCGCACCATGTCCTCCGGGAGTCCTCATTCGCTGTGCTCCAGAAATGGATGACTCAAAGGCACAGTATGAAAATAGACCATGTGAGGAAGGTTGACGCACTGCATGTGCAAACATAGTATGGGCAACACACACTAATctatgtctgtgttgtgtttaccACACAATCTGATCACATACAAGTGCTTTTTACATTTAGAGGATTTCAAACACTAGGGAGAGCATAAAACAAGtagacatttttttccccaaacaagAGCAAATGATCAAATGCTGTAAGCTGTAGATGACACGGAACATACAATATGTCACGTTCTGACTTGAAATGCAAACAGATTACTGAAATCACatactttatttattcacattCGTAAACCTATGATAGTTACACTGACTAAAATTAATCTTAATCAACTCCGCCCCGTTAGAAAAAAATCCTTTTGAGAGCCGTCTAATGAGAACATCAAGTCTGATATTTTGATCTTGTCGTCTCAAGGCATCAATCTCTCCCGCAAGAGTGCCTgtcgctgttttttttttctcctttttttcaaCAGGCACCATACCAAGGCGGATAAGTGGTGGAGCTAATGAGACAACGGTGCCGATGCCTCGCCTGGAAAGCCCAACAGCAATCAGCCTGTTTTCATTACGAGATGGCCCCCTGGGATGGCAGACTAGAGCAGTAGTCTAACATCTTCTAAAGGCGGCCACCAAAACAAGAaagtgtgagagggagagagaaaaagagcaaGAAACCAGACAGAGCAagaacagagtgagagagataaACAAACACtaacagaaaatgtgtgtaCAGGAGTGAAATAGCAGCAAGGCAGTGCGcgtatttgtgtgtgagtgtgtttgtgtgtgtccctaCCTTGACGACGGCAGGTGGTGGTCTGATCCGGTGGTTGCTGCTGGCTGCATGGTTCTGTGCCTTGCCACCTGTGTATTGATTATAGCTGAGCTGGGAGTTTGCGGGTGCCAGAAGGAGCTTCATCAGCTGCGAATGGACCCAAACAGAACAAGAGAAAGTGGTGAAGGAGGGGGAATTGAGCGTGGGTTGTGCAAATTACCATTTTCTTTCAATTAGACAGCCTTGTGCTTTGTAAGTGTACAAACAAAAGAGACCAATACTGCAGTTAGAAAAGATAAAAATCACTGACATATTTAAAAGATGAGAGATTTTTTAAGCAGTTTCTAGCATGTGGCAGAGCaagtcaagttttttttcctccctgtgCAGGTGTTTTTGTGTACACAAAGCCATGCTTCTCTAATGTGATTGAATAAACACACTCAGGCATGTGGCTAAAGGTCATTTGGAAGGGACCGGCATGAAATAAAATGGACTATAACtgaacataacataacattttagGTCAGAGCCTTAAAGTTAGAGAAAAGCCCAGATGGTATGGTTATGTGTGAAAATAAGAGCGCAAAGGTAAGCTGACTTCTCATCTGGAGACCTGACTTTGTGCCAAAAAAGATGGCTTGGGCACGGGAGGATTAGTCGAGACCCACTGAGAGTAGACGAGATGAGATGGatttctcccccccccccttacTTTCATTATGTGCCGGCTTGATTTCAGGGCCTGTGGCACTGTGTCAACCAAAGTTGGCCCCACCACAGTGTTCATATCATTGAATTGGCACCACAATAGCACTGTTATGTAATTAGCACTGAGCAGCAAACACACTGATCCATTCCATTTACTTCCTCCCCGCATCTGCATCTGTGCACGCTCTCACTGCACATACAGTGACTACACTGTGGCAAATGTGGCAAAGTGTGAAGTGGGCGTTGCCAAATACAGAAGTCTAGCAGACAAATGGCCACTTTTGCTGCCCAGTCTTGTTGAAGAGTCTTATCTAGTGTCTGCCATATACTGGCACAAAAGCAACAGTGTGCACAGGGTTGGAGGTCATGTCTCAGGAATAACATATGCTGTGACCCTGAAGTGGCGCTGATGGGGGAATCTCGAGAAGGATAAGCTGGTGGTCCTACCAGGGAAGGCTCCTCAGGCTCTGGGGTGCGCGGCGAGCCgtcaggggaggagggacaGCTCCGGTCACTGGCATTGGTCACGTCCCCATCTGCCAAGGCCTCAAATGAAGGCAATCCGTCCTCATCCACCGGGATGCTGTCCAGGGTCTCTGTAAGCACTGCCAGCAAGTTGGCCTCATTTTCTTCATCTATCTTCTTGGGGGAGGAGGGAAAGGGGGAAGACGGAGACAGCAAAATAAGAGAGACAAGAAAAATAGGACATTTTAGTCAGGAGAAGttgcatctcttttttttatcttccaGGGAAGTAAAGGTGGTGGGTGGTTGCATGCAGGCTTTCATTGTTAATAGAGTGGGAagattttttctcttttttttttttgcaagcagCATAGCTAGCTCTATTTTGGcagcctttttaaaaacaaaattctcTCCCTGTGCAAGTGAGTCAAGCCTGTCACTCATATTTTAAGCACGCAGCTTACTGGACCAAAATAATATCTCCCCCAAGAAACCCATTACCAGGGCTGACAAGTGGCAAGTATCTAGGGGAGACAGGAATGGGTCGGGGTGCACTGCGGTACGGAGGGGTTTGTTGGGGTAAGGGAAACAATGAGCGGAAGTtgactctcctctctcttcccccgCAGAATCGAGAGACGATCGGCTTGCCGACAAGATGTTTGCAAGCAATCCTCAGACAAGGCGAATTACCACCCGCTAATGCGAAATAAATgtgatatatttaaaatgttggcatgacAGCTGATGTTCACAATGGGCGGGAAGTTTGCATCAACAtttcatgaaaaataaagctTGTTCTTGCCACTCAGCTCCTCTTTGATGTACCAGAGGAGCTGTGTGCTTGCTGCAGCTGGCTGTTTAACGGCAGAGATTATAACTGTGTGTgagaaaaaagagacagagatgaaTATATGGATATGGATAGCAAGAGTGAGGGAGATGTGAGCTGCCAACTATTGACATCAGGGGTTCGCTGGGGATAATAACTATGCATGtatgtggaggaaaaaaacaagaatagAGAGAATAGATATTAGGAGTGAGAGGGATGCAGctcctgcttgtgtgtgtgtgtgcgcacaacTGTGCCTTTGCGCAGTGACAAGTGACAACAGGAACTGTAAGTTCCAGGGCCATAAAAGCCCAGGGGACTTTAAGACAGCGGAAAGATAAACAGCGTCGTCACCTCGGGATGTTCTGTGGCCAGCCCAACAAGAACAAATCCCTTTATGCACAGGGCAGGATTATCATCGCTCGGTGACGGCGTGTGGCCATCATTATGCCAAGGGGGCCACAAACCTCTCAGATACCAGCACTATACCTCAGAAGACTCAGATCCCCACATGCACAAAATTCACCCACCCACTTGTTTCTGTCTACCCCACTGATTTCACATAATTACACGCCCACCATGGATGGCACTTTTGGAGCTGGTTTGGATTTACCAATGAGATAGCAGTCATTTTAATGCCACCCCCCCCTTTCCAATTTTCATTTATAGATGACACAGATATCATAGACGttcagttagctagctaacagtgaGGAAAACGTTAATCTGATGTTCATTGAGTAGATTTTCTCCTAACAACATGAGCACTCAGTCAttattaaaaaatgataaaggggACATATTTCACAGAGATAACACGACGTAGACTGGGGGCCATGCCGCATTGGCAAGCAAATGCCTTGCAGGAAATTGCTCTGTATGAGGTGGCATGCTGTTTAATTACTTGCAAGGAGCTTCAAATCCACTGTGCTGGAACCCTATGCCACTGAAATGTTCCCCATTTTGCAGCATCCCAAGTTATTACCTGAGCACTAAGCGGGTAGGTATTAACTGCTGATAAAGCCGGA harbors:
- the ppargc1a gene encoding peroxisome proliferator-activated receptor gamma coactivator 1-alpha isoform X6, with protein sequence MRSADPTLGTIALESIPLCFLGEAAHVTGGKQKPAHRCCSFDSFHGAGRRSKQGRETRRKTRSSREGKDKTIKKSFATQEPRRLLHTETAGARTMDGYARTEDELFSSCLLNLTWENCYEQCAALVGEDQPLCPDLPELDLSELDVSDLDADSFLGGLKWYSDQSEIISTQYGNDASSLFEKIDEENEANLLAVLTETLDSIPVDEDGLPSFEALADGDVTNASDRSCPSSPDGSPRTPEPEEPSLLMKLLLAPANSQLSYNQYTGGKAQNHAASSNHRIRPPPAVVKTASPWNGKARGGSSQQNRPVRRPCTELLKYLTATDDILLHTKASEAKSTWGGASSRDKSGLGLGASSSSSSPSSSSTSSFSSLSSTSSSSSSTTSKKKSSVPSQQQQQQHQQQQQQPPQQHHQRGESRAAGECSVAGVGAGKWQRCTHDDGVEESEGASIPVGHRTSTCGHACPKLEHGPPSEEGRPPGDVGRLAAARFISDHKGSPFENKTIERTLSVEIAGTPGLTPPTTPPHKASQENPFKASLKTKLSSCSSSALACKRARLSELGPGALAPAPGASGGGPTRKGPEQTELYAQLSKASTTLPYSVTQHTVGGGLEEHPSTSNNKRAAPRGYSDHDYCQARAKKDGSTATVTMTTAAEMTATSGATAAPMPTAGKAEDRHVECKDSAMPPSSSSSSSCSPSSASSGPLAKQQNVASVNGEAARVQELGKQTLTQTTQIPSQEANTDWDQQHSSAISRKLLCDQEIRAELNKHFGHPLHALYNQGGQEREPGSKPSKAAAPKSLEEGENGYYPQRLAGSSYLHPGFLPFQDELELGEGRESRFLYPWEGTPLELLFDCPPCSPSCSPPSSCSPSRGSVSPPSSLLLSPSRPFCWTSSGSRSRSRSYSGSRSSSSHYRRRSLSSSPDRRPSSWSRHNTDSSTFRSRTHKSPHTQSRSPLSRRPRYDSYEEYQHERLKREEYRRDYEKREFERAEQRERQRQKAIEERRVVYVGRLRSDCTRTELKRRFEVFGEIEECAVNLRDDGDNFGFITYRYTCDAFAALENGHTLRRSNEPQFELCFGGQKQFCKSHYTDLDSHSDDFDPASTKSKYDSMDFDSLLREAQRSLRR
- the ppargc1a gene encoding peroxisome proliferator-activated receptor gamma coactivator 1-alpha isoform X1, with product MRSADPTLGTIALESIPLCFLGEAAHVTGGKQKPAHRCCSFDSFHGAGRRSKQGRETRRKTRSSREGKDKTIKKSFATQEPRRLLHTETAGARTMDGYARTEDELFSSCLLNLTWENCYEQCAALVGEDQPLCPDLPELDLSELDVSDLDADSFLGGLKWYSDQSEIISTQYGNDASSLFEKIDEENEANLLAVLTETLDSIPVDEDGLPSFEALADGDVTNASDRSCPSSPDGSPRTPEPEEPSLLMKLLLAPANSQLSYNQYTGGKAQNHAASSNHRIRPPPAVVKTASPWNGKARGGSSQQNRPVRRPCTELLKYLTATDDILLHTKASEAKSTWGGASSRDKSGLGLGASSSSSSPSSSSTSSFSSLSSTSSSSSSTTSKKKSSVPSQQQQQQHQQQQQQPPQQHHQRGESRAAGECSVAGVGAGKWQRCTHDDGVEESEGASIPVGHRTSTCGHACPKLEHGPPSEEGRPPGDVGRLAAARFIRYMHSYSLPPREVSHSCEHCREAAGATQASEGFGRQGRRNSSGAGHAPHRHITVTIRKRDEKPGHPLLSQLLTSKQRPAQYRAHLLPPKITPLPSTQSKSAGRRSESPAQAPSKVEEEELGGTTDCRIQGASQLEEPDAGSLLSPLALDLESWVNQPDSGLDMGFGLDLGWLNQGVYGEDVDHDDDDDDGVDDDDDDDDHVTGSPTAVLSQGPLFPDTRIAEPAPPCIIQGQGHPHRQALSEHPDDQGLPLLAKPTTLPLPLTPESPNDHKGSPFENKTIERTLSVEIAGTPGLTPPTTPPHKASQENPFKASLKTKLSSCSSSALACKRARLSELGPGALAPAPGASGGGPTRKGPEQTELYAQLSKASTTLPYSVTQHTVGGGLEEHPSTSNNKRAAPRGYSDHDYCQARAKKDGSTATVTMTTAAEMTATSGATAAPMPTAGKAEDRHVECKDSAMPPSSSSSSSCSPSSASSGPLAKQQNVASVNGEAARVQELGKQTLTQTTQIPSQEANTDWDQQHSSAISRKLLCDQEIRAELNKHFGHPLHALYNQGGQEREPGSKPSKAAAPKSLEEGENGYYPQRLAGSSYLHPGFLPFQDELELGEGRESRFLYPWEGTPLELLFDCPPCSPSCSPPSSCSPSRGSVSPPSSLLLSPSRPFCWTSSGSRSRSRSYSGSRSSSSHYRRRSLSSSPDRRPSSWSRHNTDSSTFRSRTHKSPHTQSRSPLSRRPRYDSYEEYQHERLKREEYRRDYEKREFERAEQRERQRQKAIEERRVVYVGRLRSDCTRTELKRRFEVFGEIEECAVNLRDDGDNFGFITYRYTCDAFAALENGHTLRRSNEPQFELCFGGQKQFCKSHYTDLDSHSDDFDPASTKSKYDSMDFDSLLREAQRSLRR